One genomic segment of Hordeum vulgare subsp. vulgare chromosome 2H, MorexV3_pseudomolecules_assembly, whole genome shotgun sequence includes these proteins:
- the LOC123427279 gene encoding UDP-glycosyltransferase 73C6-like, producing the protein METPTKPHFVLVPWIGSISHIVSMTDIGCLLASHGASVAIITTPANASLVQSRVDRVTPRGAVIAVTAIPFPAAEAGLPEECERLDLTTSPAMVPAFFQANKKFGEAVAHYCLQDAPRRPSCIVAGMCHTWTLPVARDLGVPCYIFHGFGAFALLCIDHLYRQGRHEAIASADEVVDISVLPPFECKILGRQLTPHFLPSMSMGSGLMQEVREFDMAVDGVVVNSFDELEHGSAALLAAAAGKKVLAVGPVSLCCAPSLDPESDDARRCMSWLDGKKAESVVYVSFGSAGCIPPAQLMQLGMALVSCRWPVMWVIRGADSLPDDVKAWLRENTDGDCDSKCLVVRGWAPQVAILAHPAVGGFMTHCGWGSTLESVAAGVPMVTWPLFAEQFVNEKLIVDVLGVGVSVGVRKPTANVLTAGKPGSGEAKAEVGAEQVKSALEKLMGGGVEGEDMRRKALACKAKANASLKEGGSSYKNLEELIQSCV; encoded by the coding sequence ATGGAGACCCCCACAAAGCCTCACTTTGTGCTCGTCCCATGGATAGGAAGCATCAGCCACATCGTCTCCATGACGGACATCGGCTGCCTCCTGGCCTCACATGGGGCGTCGGTCGCCATCATCACGACGCCCGCCAACGCGTCGCTTGTCCAGAGCCGCGTTGATCGTGTCACTCCGCGTGGCGCGGTGATCGCGGTCACCGCGATCCCTTTCCCGGCCGCCGAAGCCGGCCTGCCGGAGGAGTGCGAGAGGTTGGACCTCACCACGTCCCCGGCCATGGTGCCTGCCTTCTTCCAAGCCAACAAGAAGTTCGGCGAGGCGGTGGCGCACTACTGCCTTCAGGACGCGCCACGCCGACCAAGCTGCATCGTCGCCGGGATGTGCCACACGTGGACGCTGCCCGTGGCGCGAGACCTCGGCGTGCCCTGCTACATCTTTCACGGCTTCGGCGCGTTCGCCTTGCTATGCATCGACCACCTCTACAGGCAAGGCCGTCACGAGGCGATTGCGTCCGCGGACGAGGTCGTCGACATCTCGGTCCTGCCGCCGTTTGAGTGCAAGATCCTCGGCAGGCAGCTGACGCCGCATTTCTTGCCCTCCATGTCCATGGGGAGCGGGCTGATGCAGGAGGTCCGGGAATTCGACATGGCCGTGGACGGCGTCGTGGTGAACAGCTTCGACGAGCTGGAGCACGGCTCCGCGGCGCTTCTCGCGGCCGCCGCAGGCAAGAAAGTTCTCGCCGTTGGGCCGGTATCTCTGTGTTGCGCACCTAGTCTCGACCCAGAGAGCGACGACGCCAGGCGGTGCATGTCGTGGCTGGACGGCAAGAAGGCCGAGTCCGTGGTGTACGTGAGCTTCGGCAGCGCCGGGTGCATCCCGCCAGCGCAGCTCATGCAGCTCGGCATGGCCCTGGTCTCGTGCCGCTGGCCCGTCATGTGGGTTATCAGAGGCGCTGACTCGTTGCCAGACGACGTGAAGGCGTGGTTACGCGAGAACACCGACGGCGACTGCGACAGCAAGTGCCTCGTGGTGCGCGGGTGGGCGCCGCAGGTGGCCATCCTGGCGCACCCGGCGGTGGGCGGGTTCATGACGCACTGCGGGTGGGGCTCGACTCTGGAGAGCGTCGCCGCCGGCGTGCCCATGGTCACCTGGCCTCTGTTCGCCGAGCAATTCGTCAACGAGAAGCTGATCGTGGACGTGCTTGGCGTCGGGGTGTCCGTCGGCGTGAGAAAGCCAACGGCGAACGTCCTGACTGCCGGCAAACCTGGCAGCGGAGAGGCCAAGGCGGAGGTTGGGGCCGAGCAGGTGAAAAGCGCTCTGGAGAAGCTGATGGGTGGAGGGGTTGAAGGGGAGGACATGAGGAGGAAGGCTCTGGCATGTAAAGCGAAGGCAAACGCTTCTCTGAAGGAAGGGGGGTCGTCGTACAAAAATTTGGAGGAATTGATACAGTCTTGTGTCTGA